TCTTCAATATTTTGGTAAATTTATTGGGGGACTTTTGTTAATTGCTAGGATAATAAGTTAAACGTCTGGAGCTGTCGTTACATTTGTTTCAAAAATTCTCTTTATTTAACTATCATTTATGGTATAATAATAAAAAAGGTAATCGGATTCGCGAAATGCGATTGCCACTTGGATTATTTTTTTATTATAATCACCCTGGGGCTAACAGGGTGATTATTTCTTTTGGTCCTTATTCCTATCTAAATAGGAGATAAGCGATAGAGTAAACACTGAAAACATAATCATTAAAGATATTGCCTCATATGTACTCATACCGCACCACCTCCCTTCATCTTAAGTAGAGAAGTGGCAACCACACCCTGTTATATATCCGACTACCTTATATGTATTTTATCAAATTCTTTACTCATTTTCTATAAATTCCCTCCCTTAACAGTAATAATATTTCTTATCCCCTGTTTACTCTAATTGGCTTATAAGAAACCATTGGATAAAATGATGAAAAATTTATAAGTTAAGTCTTTGGCACCGTATATAAAATTTCCGATGATAACTCTTAAAGGAGCGATTGTCTTTTCATAGATCTTTGACTTTTCAGAAAGGACAGCTTTCCATTAAATCCTTTTAAACTCTTGTTTCTTTTCTTTATTGAGCCTAGTAACCCTATATCTGAGGATGTGCACAGAAAGACCTTTTTCTTCACACCATTTAACCGCCGTTAAACTGCTTTCCCTATAATCATCAATCCGTCGGGTCCAAAGTTTTCTTTCAACATCATTCATCTTGAGATACCTCTTCTAGGAAGATTATCTCATAGAAATTCTAGACTGTTAATGTGGGCTGGAATTAATGCTTAAGGATAAATAATGTTTTTATAGTTCGCCATTTTGATGGTGCTTATTTTGAAAATATTATTCAATAATTTTACTTTCCTTTTTTTATTGGAATCAGACAATTTCTACTCCCCATATATATGGAATAAGGAGGGTAGTATATGAATGACCAAATTATCT
The Irregularibacter muris DNA segment above includes these coding regions:
- a CDS encoding putative holin-like toxin yields the protein MSTYEAISLMIMFSVFTLSLISYLDRNKDQKK
- the tnpA gene encoding IS66 family insertion sequence element accessory protein TnpA, with amino-acid sequence MNDVERKLWTRRIDDYRESSLTAVKWCEEKGLSVHILRYRVTRLNKEKKQEFKRI